One window of the Paenibacillus beijingensis genome contains the following:
- a CDS encoding xanthine dehydrogenase family protein molybdopterin-binding subunit yields the protein MKYLGQPMKRKIDPRLIRGQGRYVADIQFDGTLSAAFLRSTHAHARIKGIDLDKARKLPGVVAVYGPDDAEALPFLPVIFPNPNLISVTQRPLDRTVHHVGEPVAMVVATNRYIAEDALDLIKIEYEKLPAVSLLEDAARPGAPLAHQHLESNVAMKIRQSIGNAHERMKEADLIVSHRFDIGRVSCLPIETRGLLAKWNFQQAEPTLEVYAATQSQHEMRKILAESFHISEHQVRVIAPDVGGAFGAKAPFYVEDMLVPWAAMQLGAPVSWIEDRMEHMMSCIHEREQIHEAQLGVTKHGDIVAVTDKGLASTGAYVPWGVIVPIITSTLIPGPYKVTDYSCEIDVYYTNTVPLAPFRGAGRPQAAMILNRLLDEAADKLNIDPFEIKRRNLIQPHEFPYRTGLLSRDGKPQIYDSGNFPKLVETITHEGKYEHWRNLQEQYRNEGRNIGIGTVVCIENTGFGNYEGATVRVEETGEISVSTGAATQGQGHETSLAQVAAEVLDVPVEQVTVREGDTAVFPYGTGTFASRIAVIAGNAVYKAAQEVKKRTLQLAAHLLNVPADELELSGGFVQKKEEPLTRISLGELSHAAKGMPPGKTYDLPIAPILEATDYFAPEGAAITSMADMAVVEVDPETLQIKILDYSSVHDSGKLLNPLIVTGQYQGGISNGIGNALYEEIVYDKEGQLLTSSLMDYLVPSSTEIPEMAIHHIETPSPLNPLGVKGAGESGSIPVPAVIQSAVQDAVRQMGIKVEKIPVKPSYLKEQLKKVQELAEVTVN from the coding sequence ATGAAGTATTTGGGTCAGCCAATGAAACGAAAAATCGACCCGAGATTGATCAGGGGGCAAGGCCGGTATGTGGCGGATATTCAATTTGACGGCACGTTAAGCGCCGCGTTTCTGCGGAGTACGCACGCTCATGCCCGCATTAAAGGGATCGATCTGGACAAAGCAAGAAAACTTCCGGGTGTTGTCGCCGTATACGGTCCAGACGATGCGGAAGCTCTTCCATTCCTGCCCGTCATTTTCCCGAATCCGAACTTGATATCCGTAACCCAGCGGCCGCTCGATAGAACCGTTCACCACGTCGGCGAGCCGGTTGCGATGGTCGTCGCAACGAACAGATATATCGCCGAAGACGCGCTCGATTTGATCAAGATCGAATACGAGAAGCTGCCGGCCGTTTCCTTACTTGAAGATGCCGCACGCCCGGGAGCCCCGCTCGCTCACCAGCATTTGGAATCGAACGTGGCGATGAAAATCCGGCAGTCGATCGGCAATGCCCATGAGCGGATGAAGGAAGCCGATCTTATCGTCAGCCACCGGTTCGATATCGGCCGGGTGAGCTGTCTGCCGATCGAGACGCGCGGACTGCTCGCCAAGTGGAACTTTCAGCAGGCCGAGCCGACACTGGAAGTGTACGCCGCAACGCAAAGCCAGCATGAAATGCGCAAAATACTCGCCGAATCGTTCCATATCTCCGAGCACCAAGTTCGGGTTATCGCCCCGGATGTCGGCGGAGCTTTTGGCGCAAAGGCTCCGTTTTATGTGGAAGATATGCTCGTTCCATGGGCGGCAATGCAGCTCGGAGCGCCGGTAAGCTGGATTGAAGACCGGATGGAGCATATGATGAGCTGCATTCACGAACGCGAACAAATTCACGAAGCGCAGCTTGGCGTCACCAAGCACGGAGATATTGTAGCCGTTACGGATAAAGGGCTGGCCAGTACGGGCGCATACGTCCCTTGGGGCGTCATTGTGCCGATCATTACGTCGACTTTGATTCCGGGGCCTTATAAAGTAACGGACTATTCCTGCGAAATTGACGTCTATTACACGAATACCGTTCCGCTTGCGCCGTTCCGCGGTGCGGGAAGGCCGCAAGCCGCCATGATCCTGAACCGCTTGTTGGACGAAGCGGCTGACAAGCTGAACATCGATCCGTTTGAAATCAAACGCCGGAATCTCATTCAGCCGCATGAATTTCCATATCGGACCGGGCTGCTGTCCCGCGACGGCAAACCGCAGATTTACGACAGCGGCAACTTTCCGAAGCTGGTCGAGACGATTACGCATGAAGGCAAATACGAGCACTGGCGCAACCTGCAGGAACAATACCGCAATGAGGGCCGGAACATCGGAATCGGGACGGTCGTCTGCATTGAGAATACCGGATTCGGCAACTATGAAGGGGCAACCGTGCGCGTAGAGGAAACGGGCGAAATCAGCGTTTCTACCGGCGCGGCTACCCAGGGTCAGGGCCATGAAACGTCGCTTGCCCAGGTTGCGGCGGAAGTGCTGGACGTGCCGGTTGAGCAAGTGACCGTCCGGGAAGGCGATACAGCCGTCTTTCCTTACGGAACGGGAACGTTTGCGAGCCGTATCGCCGTTATTGCGGGCAACGCGGTCTACAAGGCGGCGCAGGAAGTTAAGAAGAGAACGCTTCAGCTGGCGGCGCATCTGTTAAATGTCCCGGCGGATGAGCTTGAACTGAGCGGCGGTTTTGTCCAAAAGAAAGAAGAGCCGCTTACGCGGATTTCGCTCGGCGAGCTGTCGCATGCCGCCAAAGGAATGCCCCCGGGCAAAACGTACGATCTTCCGATCGCTCCGATTCTCGAAGCAACGGATTATTTCGCCCCGGAAGGAGCGGCAATCACCTCGATGGCCGATATGGCGGTTGTCGAAGTGGATCCGGAGACGCTGCAGATTAAAATTTTGGATTATTCGTCGGTTCACGACAGCGGAAAGCTGCTCAATCCGCTCATCGTAACCGGCCAGTACCAAGGCGGCATTTCGAACGGGATCGGAAACGCATTGTACGAAGAAATCGTCTACGATAAAGAAGGGCAGCTGCTCACCAGCAGCCTGATGGATTATCTCGTTCCTTCTTCTACGGAAATTCCGGAAATGGCGATTCATCATATTGAAACGCCTTCGCCTCTCAATCCGCTCGGTGTAAAAGGAGCGGGCGAAAGCGGATCGATTCCGGTGCCGGCCGTCATCCAGTCGGCGGTACAGGATGCGGTCCGTCAGATGGGCATTAAAGTCGAGAAAATTCCGGTTAAGCCTTCCTATTTAAAAGAACAGCTGAAAAAGGTACAGGAGCTGGCGGAAGTTACCGTGAACTAA
- a CDS encoding PrkA family serine protein kinase, producing the protein MAILDKLADYRVKEHGLIWEGPFVEYLALVRKRPQIAGLAHDRIYRMIESKGIVDRGEGKREYKFFSSALFGLEDDLQTLVEEYFRPAAQRLDVRKRLLLLMGPVSGGKSTLVSLLKEGLEKFSRTDEGAVYAIKGCPMQEEPLHLIPSELRAEFAQEYGVRIEGDLCPVCRLRLETEYDGRIEDMPVTRVLFSEAKRAGIGTFAPSDPKSQDIADLTGSIDFSTISQYGSESDPRAYRFDGELNKANRGLMEFQEMLKCDEKFLWNLLSLTQEGNFKAGRFALISADELIVAHTNETEYRSFIANKKNEALHSRMIVMRIPYNLKVSEEERIYSKLIGQSDIRGMHLAPGSLWTAAVFSVLSRLKDSKKPGIDPIKKMFIYDGIEVDGVKSGDAQELRKEFMDEGMSGVDPRYVINRISSALIKGDKSCLNALDVLKSLKEGLDQHASISKEERERLLNFITLARKEYDHKARTEVQRAFVYSFEDSAHSMMNNYLDNVEAYCNGFKLKDPITEEEQEPDEKLMRSIEEQIGITENQKKAFREEILIKISTLARRGRKFEYTSHEMLKEAIEKKLFGDLKDVVKITTSVKNPDEVQLKRINEVSARLIEHHGYCATCANELLKYVGSLLNR; encoded by the coding sequence ATGGCAATCTTGGACAAACTGGCCGATTATCGGGTAAAAGAACATGGGCTGATCTGGGAAGGCCCGTTCGTGGAGTATTTGGCGCTCGTGCGGAAGCGCCCTCAGATTGCGGGACTCGCGCATGACCGCATTTACCGGATGATTGAATCGAAGGGGATCGTAGACAGGGGCGAGGGCAAGCGGGAGTACAAGTTTTTCAGCTCAGCGCTGTTCGGTCTCGAGGACGATCTGCAGACGTTGGTCGAAGAATATTTCCGTCCGGCTGCACAGCGGCTTGATGTACGGAAACGGCTGCTGCTGCTGATGGGACCCGTCAGCGGAGGCAAGTCGACGCTCGTCTCCCTTCTGAAAGAAGGATTGGAGAAGTTTTCGCGTACCGACGAAGGAGCTGTATACGCGATCAAAGGCTGCCCGATGCAGGAGGAGCCGCTTCATCTTATTCCGTCCGAGCTGCGGGCGGAATTTGCACAGGAGTACGGCGTCCGCATCGAAGGGGATTTGTGCCCGGTTTGCCGGCTGCGGCTGGAAACCGAATATGACGGGCGGATTGAGGACATGCCGGTAACGCGCGTGCTGTTCTCGGAGGCGAAGAGAGCCGGAATCGGCACCTTTGCCCCATCCGACCCGAAGTCGCAGGATATTGCGGATTTGACAGGAAGCATCGACTTCTCCACCATCTCGCAGTACGGCTCCGAATCGGATCCGCGGGCGTATCGCTTCGACGGAGAGCTGAATAAAGCGAATCGGGGTCTTATGGAATTTCAAGAGATGCTGAAGTGCGATGAGAAATTTCTTTGGAATCTGCTTTCGCTGACGCAGGAGGGCAATTTCAAGGCGGGACGTTTCGCTCTCATATCGGCCGACGAGCTCATCGTTGCGCATACGAATGAAACGGAATACCGTTCGTTTATCGCCAACAAGAAGAACGAGGCACTGCACTCCCGGATGATCGTCATGCGGATTCCTTATAACTTGAAAGTAAGCGAGGAAGAGAGGATCTATTCGAAGCTGATCGGCCAGTCCGATATCCGGGGCATGCATCTTGCGCCGGGGTCTCTCTGGACCGCTGCCGTATTCAGCGTGCTGTCCCGCCTGAAGGATTCGAAGAAGCCGGGCATCGATCCGATCAAGAAAATGTTTATCTACGACGGAATCGAGGTAGACGGCGTTAAGAGCGGCGATGCCCAGGAATTGCGCAAAGAGTTTATGGACGAGGGCATGTCGGGCGTTGACCCCCGTTATGTCATCAACCGCATTTCCAGCGCGCTGATCAAAGGCGACAAGTCATGCCTCAACGCGCTTGATGTATTAAAGTCGCTGAAGGAAGGGCTCGACCAGCATGCTTCGATCTCCAAGGAGGAGCGGGAGCGTCTGCTTAACTTCATCACGCTGGCGCGCAAGGAATACGACCACAAAGCGAGAACGGAAGTTCAGCGGGCGTTCGTCTATTCCTTTGAAGATTCGGCGCATTCGATGATGAACAATTATTTGGACAACGTTGAGGCCTACTGCAACGGATTTAAGCTGAAAGACCCGATTACCGAAGAGGAGCAGGAGCCGGACGAGAAGCTGATGCGCTCCATCGAGGAACAAATCGGAATTACGGAAAATCAGAAAAAAGCGTTTCGGGAAGAGATTTTGATTAAGATTTCAACGCTCGCCCGCCGGGGCCGCAAGTTCGAATACACCTCTCACGAGATGCTGAAGGAAGCGATCGAGAAGAAGCTGTTTGGAGACCTGAAGGACGTGGTAAAAATTACGACGTCGGTCAAAAATCCGGACGAAGTACAGCTTAAGCGGATCAATGAAGTTTCGGCGCGACTGATCGAGCATCACGGCTATTGCGCGACATGCGCCAACGAACTGTTGAAATACGTCGGCAGCTTGTTAAACCGCTAG
- the yhbH gene encoding sporulation protein YhbH, with the protein MNEPLFVLSQDDWSLHRKGELDQQRHTKKVKDAIKRNLSDLVSEEAIITSQGDQIVKVPIRGMDEPKFRYDYSDKQQVGQGSGGTRVGDVVGQAQPGQGRQKGPGQGGEPGAGDQPGIDYYEADITVDELAELIFEDLQLPRLKPKSEVDLTVDDIRFNDVRRKGMMGNVDKRRTLMESIKRRALSGYGGGSDLASGAGLAGGEALPSPGGHGLIRNEDMRFKTWEDVRKPQSAAVVMAMMDTSGSMGPFEKYIARSFFFWMVRFLRTKYEQVEICFLSHDTEAKRVGEEAFFTKGESGGTKCSSVYKLALELLDSEFPQSHYNAYAFHFSDGDNLDSDNAVTSALVREMLERINMLGYGEIRRYGMGGRLWDSMKDISHEAFSRSVLREKGDVYRTLKSFFGEAAVG; encoded by the coding sequence ATGAATGAACCGTTATTCGTGTTGTCGCAGGATGATTGGTCGCTCCACCGCAAAGGTGAGCTGGACCAGCAGCGGCATACAAAGAAGGTTAAGGATGCGATCAAACGCAATCTGTCGGATTTGGTCAGCGAGGAAGCGATCATTACGTCGCAGGGAGACCAGATCGTGAAGGTGCCGATCCGCGGCATGGACGAGCCGAAGTTTCGATACGATTATTCGGACAAGCAGCAGGTCGGACAGGGCAGCGGCGGCACCCGGGTCGGTGACGTCGTCGGTCAGGCCCAGCCCGGGCAGGGCCGCCAGAAGGGACCGGGTCAGGGAGGCGAGCCCGGAGCCGGCGACCAGCCGGGCATCGATTATTATGAGGCGGACATTACGGTGGACGAGCTTGCCGAGTTGATATTCGAGGATTTGCAGCTGCCCCGTCTGAAGCCGAAAAGCGAAGTTGATCTTACGGTGGACGATATACGCTTCAACGATGTCCGCCGCAAAGGCATGATGGGGAACGTCGATAAAAGGCGCACGTTAATGGAATCGATCAAACGCCGCGCTCTGTCGGGCTACGGGGGCGGTTCGGACCTAGCATCCGGCGCCGGCCTGGCGGGTGGGGAGGCCTTGCCTTCCCCGGGCGGTCATGGCCTGATCCGAAATGAGGATATGCGGTTCAAGACTTGGGAGGATGTTCGCAAGCCGCAGAGCGCCGCTGTCGTAATGGCGATGATGGACACGTCCGGCTCCATGGGGCCGTTCGAGAAATATATTGCACGCAGCTTCTTTTTCTGGATGGTCCGGTTTTTGCGTACGAAATACGAGCAGGTTGAAATCTGCTTCCTGTCTCATGACACGGAAGCGAAGCGGGTCGGGGAGGAAGCCTTTTTCACAAAAGGCGAAAGCGGCGGCACAAAATGTTCTTCCGTCTACAAGCTCGCGCTCGAGCTGCTGGACAGCGAATTTCCGCAGTCGCATTACAATGCGTATGCCTTCCACTTTTCCGACGGGGACAATCTCGATTCCGACAATGCCGTAACATCGGCTCTCGTGCGTGAAATGCTGGAGCGGATCAACATGCTCGGTTATGGCGAGATTCGCCGTTACGGTATGGGAGGACGGCTGTGGGACTCGATGAAAGACATCAGCCATGAGGCGTTCAGCCGCTCGGTGCTCCGTGAGAAAGGCGACGTGTATCGCACGCTCAAAAGCTTTTTTGGCGAAGCGGCCGTAGGATGA
- a CDS encoding SpoVR family protein: MNQADYEQLEQSIGRLTEMAAAEGLDFFPMRYEVCPSEVLYSIGAYGMPTRFAHWSFGKAYQRMKAEYDFGLSRIYELVINSNPCYAFLLDRNTLLQNKLIVAHVLGHSDFFKNNAMFAATDRKMVDRMAVFASRMRAFEQEYGADEVEYVLDASLSIQEHVDPQIRSGRKDGFGEKEGGTKDVVGFIAGNSRKLKDWQREILYMLREEMLYFWPQMETKILNEGWATFWHLRLIRQLELNDSEIVEFAKMNAGVVQPGSGSLNPYYLGLRMLEYIERREGTEALFDIREMESDVSFLRNYLSKALVEEMDLFLYGRDGDVYRVTDKDVATVRDTLIRQRSNGGYPYITAIDDDYGGRGELLLLHRYEGLELDRKYVDRTLPMVHRLWGRPVHLKTCNKDNRELRYSFDGSQMQAV; this comes from the coding sequence ATGAACCAAGCGGATTATGAACAGCTGGAACAGTCAATCGGCCGCCTGACCGAAATGGCCGCAGCGGAAGGGCTGGACTTCTTCCCGATGCGATATGAGGTGTGCCCGTCCGAAGTGCTGTACTCGATCGGCGCTTACGGCATGCCGACCCGCTTCGCCCACTGGAGCTTCGGCAAAGCCTATCAGCGGATGAAGGCGGAATACGATTTCGGATTAAGCCGGATCTATGAGCTTGTCATCAATTCCAATCCCTGCTATGCGTTTTTGCTGGACCGGAATACGCTGCTGCAGAACAAGCTGATCGTCGCCCATGTGCTGGGGCACAGCGATTTTTTCAAAAACAATGCGATGTTCGCGGCGACGGACCGGAAGATGGTCGACCGGATGGCGGTTTTTGCGTCAAGGATGCGCGCGTTCGAACAGGAGTATGGCGCCGATGAGGTGGAGTATGTACTGGATGCGAGCTTGTCGATCCAGGAACACGTCGATCCGCAGATCCGCTCCGGCCGAAAAGACGGCTTTGGCGAGAAGGAAGGCGGCACGAAGGATGTCGTCGGGTTTATTGCGGGCAACAGCCGGAAGCTGAAGGATTGGCAGCGGGAAATCCTTTATATGCTGCGCGAGGAGATGCTGTACTTCTGGCCGCAGATGGAAACGAAAATTTTGAACGAAGGGTGGGCGACGTTCTGGCATTTGCGGCTGATCCGGCAGCTGGAGCTGAACGATTCGGAAATTGTTGAGTTCGCCAAGATGAATGCGGGCGTCGTGCAGCCGGGAAGCGGAAGCCTGAACCCCTACTACCTGGGACTTCGTATGCTGGAATATATCGAGCGCCGGGAAGGGACGGAAGCTCTTTTCGATATACGCGAGATGGAATCCGACGTATCGTTTCTGCGCAATTATTTAAGCAAGGCACTTGTGGAGGAAATGGATTTGTTTCTGTACGGACGCGATGGCGACGTTTACCGGGTGACGGACAAGGACGTAGCAACCGTCCGCGACACGCTCATCCGCCAGCGCTCCAACGGCGGTTATCCTTACATCACCGCGATTGACGATGATTACGGCGGTCGCGGCGAGCTGCTGCTGCTGCACCGGTATGAAGGGCTGGAGCTGGATCGCAAATACGTGGACCGTACACTGCCGATGGTGCACCGGTTATGGGGCCGTCCGGTTCATCTGAAGACGTGCAATAAGGATAACCGGGAACTGCGATACAGTTTTGACGGCAGTCAGATGCAGGCGGTGTAG
- a CDS encoding N-acetylmuramoyl-L-alanine amidase has translation MRRSLFGALVFALLLTGPQTGEAAGSSGVYRVAADSLNVREEPDGKARVVGVLKARTIVRVSDDQYGWVKVKAGETTGWAAGHYLKKADGAAVADASSGKSTSRAKSARSAASLGDSVRLRKGPGTGYEVIGSVNKGDRLTVLESEDGWKRVRTADGTVGWMSGQYVGSAANIEAVSAVKNVSSRTGSIRGKVIVIDPGHGGSDPGMIGTKHETLEKDLTLSTSVLVADRLRTLGAQVIMTRTKDSQKPALSERVRISEMAGADAFVSIHFNSSEQDTSGSLTFYYSKQKDERLARAIEGRLSQRIGLKSNGISFGDFHVLRENDTPSALVELGFLSNASDEEIVRTKSYQRKAAAAIVEGFKDYFE, from the coding sequence TTGAGAAGAAGCCTTTTTGGAGCACTTGTTTTCGCTTTGCTGCTGACAGGGCCGCAGACGGGCGAGGCAGCCGGATCGTCCGGCGTATACCGGGTTGCAGCCGATTCATTGAATGTGCGGGAGGAACCTGACGGGAAGGCCCGGGTTGTCGGCGTGCTGAAGGCAAGAACCATTGTACGCGTATCGGACGATCAGTACGGCTGGGTGAAGGTGAAAGCGGGCGAAACAACCGGCTGGGCGGCCGGCCACTATTTGAAAAAAGCGGATGGTGCCGCCGTGGCGGATGCTTCTTCCGGGAAGAGTACGAGCAGAGCAAAATCGGCAAGGTCGGCTGCCTCTTTGGGGGATTCGGTGCGGCTTCGCAAAGGTCCGGGAACCGGATACGAGGTGATTGGCAGCGTCAACAAAGGCGACCGCCTGACGGTACTGGAATCCGAGGACGGCTGGAAACGGGTACGTACCGCCGATGGAACGGTAGGATGGATGTCCGGGCAATATGTCGGCAGCGCAGCGAATATCGAAGCGGTATCTGCGGTGAAGAACGTTTCGTCCCGGACTGGAAGCATCCGCGGAAAAGTGATCGTCATCGATCCGGGGCACGGCGGCAGCGACCCCGGCATGATCGGGACGAAGCATGAGACGCTGGAGAAGGACCTTACGCTGAGCACGTCGGTTCTTGTTGCTGACCGGCTCCGTACGCTTGGTGCGCAAGTGATTATGACGCGCACGAAGGACAGCCAGAAGCCTGCGCTGTCCGAGCGGGTCCGGATCAGTGAAATGGCGGGCGCGGACGCCTTTGTCAGCATTCATTTCAATTCCTCGGAGCAAGATACGTCCGGTTCGCTGACGTTTTATTATTCGAAGCAGAAGGACGAACGGCTGGCGCGGGCGATCGAAGGACGTCTTAGCCAGCGGATCGGCCTCAAAAGCAACGGCATCTCGTTCGGCGATTTCCATGTGCTACGCGAGAACGACACGCCGTCGGCGCTCGTGGAGCTCGGTTTTCTGAGCAACGCAAGCGATGAGGAAATTGTGCGCACGAAGAGCTACCAGCGCAAAGCGGCTGCAGCGATCGTCGAAGGATTTAAAGATTATTTTGAATAA
- a CDS encoding sensor histidine kinase, whose amino-acid sequence MNKSSLLGLHFLNPAAWSRKFNHMSLRKKINVIHFIAISTCVLFLTVCLHHMILSQAEERAIESSEQEVELIINTVGTLVNSMENFSKLAIVNQTSQYVLSRSSANQSTTLDHLENLNLMYASLNSLVNSSPLIDSVIVQSVNGNIYYSSNLSSITAQEMAVYPNERLLQAKGSAVWVETFQSPFLSDGRQKMMLAVGRKITNMNDGTTMGYVYLNIEEQKMAGLYGSKRESNDSQIRVLNDNGDILSSTDSSLLGRSIEHSEYWDMVKSGNKGYQIFREAGRNELVTFKKMEPIGWNIVYIEPTDRLMKDQWKITSFNIGFGIAALLLALFLSTFLSNRITKPLIRLSQAMTAVGDGNLDIRTQVAANDEIGRLAFKFNEMVGRIQELVQKVNDEEKHKRVLELRLLYSQIKPHFLYNTLEMIRSMTLMIAARDISNTVKALGDFYRTSLNNGGELTTAAVEKKHLESYLFIQTKRYSHIQYRIEFDQSIESCWIPKLLLQPLVENAIYHGLREKAEGAMCEVAGFIEPHDDGDIICFVVKDNGKGMDAEQISRIWSQGPDRRDLSHFGIRNVQERILLRYGGKYGITILPEAGGGVQVQVRLPIQSERNE is encoded by the coding sequence TTGAACAAATCATCATTATTAGGGCTTCATTTCCTCAATCCTGCCGCTTGGAGCCGGAAATTCAATCATATGTCGCTTCGCAAAAAAATAAATGTCATTCATTTTATCGCAATTTCGACCTGCGTGCTGTTCCTGACCGTTTGCCTGCACCATATGATTTTATCGCAAGCGGAGGAGCGGGCGATCGAGAGCTCCGAACAAGAGGTCGAGCTGATTATCAATACGGTAGGTACACTTGTAAACAGTATGGAAAATTTTTCGAAGCTTGCGATCGTGAATCAAACCAGCCAGTATGTGTTATCACGAAGCAGCGCGAATCAATCGACGACACTCGACCATTTGGAAAACTTGAATTTAATGTATGCCAGCTTGAATTCATTAGTCAATTCCAGTCCGTTAATCGATTCGGTCATCGTTCAATCGGTCAACGGCAATATTTATTACTCATCGAATCTATCCTCGATTACGGCGCAAGAAATGGCGGTTTATCCGAATGAGCGGCTTCTGCAGGCGAAAGGATCGGCCGTATGGGTCGAAACGTTTCAAAGCCCGTTCTTGTCGGACGGCAGGCAAAAGATGATGCTTGCTGTAGGCCGTAAAATTACGAACATGAATGACGGAACGACGATGGGATACGTGTATCTCAACATCGAGGAGCAAAAAATGGCCGGCCTTTACGGCAGCAAGCGGGAAAGCAACGATAGCCAAATTAGGGTCTTGAACGATAACGGGGACATTCTTTCGAGCACGGATTCAAGCTTGCTGGGGCGATCCATCGAGCATTCCGAATATTGGGATATGGTGAAGAGCGGCAATAAAGGATATCAAATTTTTCGGGAAGCGGGCCGGAACGAACTGGTCACGTTTAAAAAAATGGAGCCCATCGGCTGGAACATCGTTTATATCGAACCAACGGACCGGCTCATGAAAGATCAGTGGAAAATAACGTCGTTTAATATCGGATTCGGGATCGCGGCGTTGCTGCTGGCATTGTTTCTGTCGACCTTTCTTTCGAACCGGATTACGAAACCTCTTATACGGTTAAGCCAGGCGATGACGGCGGTCGGCGACGGCAACCTGGATATTCGGACGCAAGTGGCTGCGAATGATGAAATCGGGCGGCTGGCGTTCAAATTCAACGAAATGGTCGGCCGGATTCAAGAGCTCGTGCAGAAGGTCAATGATGAAGAAAAGCATAAGCGGGTGTTGGAGCTTCGGCTGCTGTACTCTCAAATCAAACCGCATTTTTTATATAACACGCTGGAAATGATTCGCTCGATGACGCTTATGATTGCGGCCCGGGACATTAGCAATACCGTGAAGGCGCTGGGCGATTTTTATCGAACGTCGCTTAACAACGGGGGAGAACTGACAACTGCCGCGGTGGAAAAAAAACATCTGGAAAGTTATCTGTTCATCCAAACAAAGCGCTACTCCCATATTCAGTACCGGATTGAATTTGATCAAAGTATCGAGTCATGCTGGATTCCGAAGCTGCTGCTGCAGCCGCTCGTGGAAAACGCCATCTACCACGGACTGCGGGAAAAAGCGGAAGGCGCCATGTGCGAAGTTGCCGGCTTCATTGAACCGCATGATGACGGCGACATCATCTGTTTTGTCGTCAAGGATAACGGCAAAGGGATGGATGCCGAGCAAATAAGCCGAATTTGGAGCCAGGGGCCGGACCGCCGCGACTTGTCCCATTTCGGAATTCGCAATGTGCAGGAGCGGATCTTGCTCCGGTACGGCGGCAAATACGGCATAACGATTTTGCCGGAGGCGGGCGGCGGCGTGCAGGTACAGGTGCGGCTTCCTATTCAAAGCGAGCGGAATGAATGA